In Nisaea acidiphila, the DNA window GGCAAGGGCGGCCGTCGAAAGCGCCAAGCTGCCCCGGACGTTCTTCGATATCCGCGACATGGCGGAGAGCTACGCCGGCAACGGTTACCCCTACACCCCGTCGGTCGGGCTGCTGAACGGTCTGAAATGCGCGACGGAGATGCTGCTGGCGGAGGGGCTCGACAATGTCTTCGCTCGCCATCGCCGGATCGCCGACGGGGTGCGTGCCGCGGTCGGTGCCTGGGGACTGGAGCTCTGCGCGAAATCGCCGGATCTCTATTCCGACACGGTCAGCGCCATCTGCACGCCGGAGGGCTTCGACGCAGGGCGGATCGTGAGCCACGCGGCAACGGTCTATGACGTCGCTTTCGGGGCCGGGCTCGGAGAGGTCGCCGGCAAGGTGTTCCGCATCGGGCATCTCGGCAGCCTGAGCGATGTCATGGCGCTCTCCGGAATTGCGACGGCGGAAATGTGCATGGCCGATCTCGGGCTGGATGTCCGGCTTGGCTCCGGCGTTGCCGCGGCGCAGGACGTCTACCGCGCCGGTGCCGACCCCCAGCGCATGGCGGCGCAGTAAGATGCGGGCCATGGAGACGGAGATGTACATCCCGGATCTGGACGACATGCTCGCGACGCATGCGCGGATCCGGCCCCATATCAACAGGACGCCGGTCTTCAGCTCGCGCATGCTCGACGAGATGAGCGGCGCGCAGCTGTTCTTCAAATGCGAGAACCTGCAGAAGGCGGGCGCCTTCAAGGCGCGCGGCGCGTCAAATGCCGTGTTCGGTCTGACTGATGCCCAGGCCGCCAGAGGCGTGGCGACGCATTCCTCGGGCAATCACGGCACCTGCCTCAGCTACGCCGCCGGCCGGCGGGGCATTCCCTGCACGGTGGTGATGCCGCGGACCGCGCCGCAGGCCAAGAAGGATGCCGTGATTGGCTATGGCGGGCGCGTCGTCGAATGCGAGCCCTCCACCTCGTCGCGGGAGGCGGTCTTCGCCGAGGTGGTCGCGGAGACCGGACAGGAATTCGTGCATCCCTACAACGATCATCGCGTGATCGCCGGGCAGGGCACCTGCTCGAAGGAGCTGCTGGAGCAGGTCGAGGGGCTGGACGCGGTTATCGCGCCCATCGGCGGCGGCGGGATGGTCTCCGGCACCTGCCTCACGCTCTCCAATCTCGCGCCGAAGGTGGAGATCTACGCGGCGGAACCGGAGCAGGCGGACGACGCCTATCGCAGTTTCAAGGCCGGGCACATCATCGCCGACGACGCTCCCGAAACCGTGGCGGACGGGCTCAAGGTGCCGCTGAAGGAGCTGACCTGGCATTTCGTCAGCACCTGCGTGACCGACATCCTGACCGCCTCGGAACAGGAAATCGTGGATGCCATGAAGCTCATCTGGAAGCGGATGAAGCTGGTCATGGAACCCTCGAGCGCGGTGCCGCTCGCGACCATCCTCAAGAATCCGGACGTCTTCGCCGGCAAGAGGGTCGGAGTCGTGATTACCGGCGGCAATGTCGATCTGGACAGGCTGCCCTGGATGAACACCTGACGGGAGGAACGCCCCATGAACATGGAATCGAAATTCGCCAATCTGGAAGTCGGCTACGACGTTCCGGCGGTGCCGGGAATGGACGCGGCGGACATCCAGACCCCGTGCCTCGTCCTCGACATGGACGCGCTTGAGCGCAACATCAAAAAGATGGGGGATTACGCGAAGGCCCACGGCATGCGGCATCGCGTTCACGGCAAGATGCACAAGTCGGTCGATGTCGCCAAACTCCAGGAGAAGCTCGGTGGAGCCGTCGGCGTCTGCTGCCAGAAGGTGTCCGAGGCGGAGGTTTTCGCCCGCGGCGGGATCAAGGATGTTCTGGTTTCGAACCAGGTGCGCGATCCGGCCAAGATCGACCGTCTGGCGAAGCTGCCGGGTTACGGCGCGCGGACCATCGTCTGCGTCGACGACATCGCCAATGTCGCCGATCTTTCCGAAGCGGCGGTCCGTCACGGAAACCAGCTCGAATGCTTCGTCGAGATCGATTGCGGCGCCGGCCGATGCGGCGTCGTGACCAGTGGGGACGTGGTCCGGATCGCCAAGGCGATCGACGCGGCGCCGAATCTGAAATTCACCGGCATTCAGGCCTATCAGGGCGCGATGCAGCACCTCGACAGCTACGCGGCCCGCAAGGAAAAGCTCGATGCCGCGATCGCCATGGTCAAGGACGCGGTCGACGCGCTCAAAGCCGAAGGGCTGGAGCCCGAACTGGTCTCCGGCGGCGGCACCGGGTCCTACTATTTCGAGAGCAATTCCGGCGTCTATAACGAACTGCAATGCGGCTCCTACGCCTTCATGGATGCCGATTACGGCCGCATCCTGGACGAACAAGGCAAGCGGATCGACCAGGGCGAATGGGAGAACGCGCTCTTCATCCTGACCAGCGTGATGAGCCACGCCAAACCGGGGATCGCCGTTTGCGACGCGGGCCTGAAAGCCCAGTCCGTCGATAGCGGCCTGCCTTTCGTGTTCGGCCGCGACGACGTCAAATACATCAAGTGCTCGGACGAGCACGGCGTGATCGAGGACCCGGACGGCAAGCTCAGCGTGAACGAGAAGCTCCGTCTCGTACCCGGTCACTGCGATCCGACCTGCAATGTGCATGACTGGTATGTCGGCGTGCGCGACGGCAAGGTCGAAGTGGTCTGGCCGGTTTCGGCGCGCGGCAAGGCCTATTAAGGTTAGCTCCCACTGAACGCCCCGCCCTCGGCGGGGCTCTTTTCTTCAATTGTCTGGTCTGTCCCGATGTATCTGGTTCCCGAACGCGCGATTGCGGAGCTTATCTCTGCCCGCGACTGCTTCACCGCCGTCGAGCAGGTCTTCGCCTCGATGGCCCGGCGCAGCGCCTATAATTTTCCGGTGATACGGGAGGCGATCGGTCACCGGGACGCGCTTTACGGCTTCAAGTCCGGCTTCGACAGGGACAGCCTCGCGCTCGGCCTGAAATCCGGCGGCTACTGGCCGCACAATCACGAGCGGGGCCTGATCAATCACCAGTCGACGATCTTCCTGTTCGATGCCGATACGGGAAAATGCAAGGCGGTGGTGGGCGCGAACCTGATCACGGCCCTGCGAACGGCCGCTGCCGCCGCGGTTTCGGTCGCGCATCTGGCGCGTAAGGACGCGCGGACGCTCGGGATCGTCGGGGCGGGACATCAGGCGGGTTTCCAGCTCCGGGCGGTTCTGGAGCAGCGGCCCTTCGGAAAGGTGGTCGCCTGGAACCGGACGCCCGATAAGCTCGCCGCGCTCGAAAAGATCGCGGTCGATCGCGGCCTGGAGTTCCAAGCGGTCTCCCTTGAGGAATTGGGGGCGCAGTCCGACGTCATCGTAACCATCACGTCGAGTTTCGCGCCCGTCCTCGAGAATGCGGTCGTGAAAGACGGGACGCATGTCGTCTGCATGGGAACCGACACGAAAGGCAAACAGGAAGTGTCCGCGGATCTCGTCGCGCGTGCGGCCACCTTCACGGACGAGGTCGCGCAAGCAGTCACGATCGGCGAATGCCAGCACGCGCTCGCGCTCGGAGCAAAGACGGAAGCGGAAATCATCGAGATCGGTGCCGTCATCAACGGAACCCATCCGGGACGGACATCGGAACGCGAGGTCACCCTGTTCGACGGCACCGGGGTCGGATTGCAGGACCTGGCGGTGGCGGAAGTCGTCCTGCGGAGCGCCATCGAAAAGGGCGCCGCGACCGAAGTCGAGATGTAGCTGCCGGCTCCGGCGGCAAACCGAAAACTGCCGGGTTTCCCGCTTTTACGCTTTCAGACGCCGAATGCCGTCCTTTGCAGGCGTCGTTTCGCCGTTCGTCGTCATTTAGCGCTTTCCTGTTGTTTGCGCGCCGCTTCGTCGCGCTCTTCGACCCGGGTGATCTCGTGGTCGAGGAAATAGGCGAGTGCCGTCCTGATCGCGACGATGGCCCCCAGGATGCCGATCTCTTCCAGGGTACGGCGATAGATCGAGTGCAGGACGTCCGAGACGATCAGCGCTTCCAGGCCGGCCAGAAGCCAGCGTCCGAGCGTGATCCGGAACGTGATGAGGAATGATCCGGACAGCCGTTCGGCCCAGCTCCCTTCGGACCAGAAACACTCGCGCAGCGCGAGAATCGTAGCCATCACGATTCCGGCGAGCAGCAGGCAGACCGCGACGAAATCGATGACTTCTGCGGCAAGTTCCAGAATTTCCACTGAGTAACACCCGTTCCGGGAAAATCAATCGCCTTTCGGTCAATGGATCGTATCGCTGTATGACAGTGGTTCAACGTTAATTTATGTCCGGTGTCGTCGGTGCGATTGCTCTATTGCGTTGCCGGCTCCGCGCTGCTTCCATGGGCCTGCCTCCCGTTCGGGGAGTTCCATTTCAAGAGCACAGCCATGTCCGTTTCCAATTCAGGGGCCTCGCTGCCCTACCGTCTCCGCCTGCCCGGTCCGACCGCGGTTCCGGGCCGTGTCCTCCAGGCCGCCGCGCGGCCGATGGTGGCGCATCGGGGCCCCGAATTTCTCGCCCGCTTCAAATCGATCCAGCAGAGGCTGCAGCCGATCATCGGACGTGGCGGCGTTCCGCCGTTCCTCTTCGCCTCGACCGGGATCGGGGCAATGGAATCGGCGATGGTGAATGTCGCGGGGCCGGGTAAGCGGGTGCTGATCACGACCAACGGACAGTGGGGCCCGGTGTTCCGGCGGCTGGCCGAGGGGATCGGGGCCGAGGCGGACGAGGTGATCTCGCCGCTCGGCGCGCCGGTGGATCTCGACGGCGTGCGCAAGGCGCTCGCCGAAAAGGACTATGCGGCGGTCTTCACGGTGCATAGCGAGAGCTCGACCGGGGCGCTGACGGATCTGGAGGCGCTCGGCGCGATCGTCGCGGAAAGCGATGCCGTGCTCTGCTGCGACAGCGTGAGCGGGCTCGCCGGCACCGAGATGAAGGCGGATGCGTGGGGCGTCGACGTGGTGGTCTCGGCCTCGCAGAAATGCCTGATGTGTCCGCCGGGGATCGGCATCGCCAGCATCAGCGAGAAGGCCTGGGGGGTGATCGACCGCGACGACCGCGGGCCGCGCGGCTATTTCGATTATCGCAAGTTCCGGCCGATGGCGGAGAAGGGCGAGCCGACCTATACCGCGCCGGTCGCGATGCTGAACGCACTCGGCGAGGCGCTGGCGATGATCGGCGAGACCGGTCTCGCGAAGACGCTGGCCCGGCACAAACGGCACAATCGCGCCCTCACCGCCGGCCTCGAAGCGCTCGGCTTCTCCGTCTTCCCGACGGCAACACCGAGTCCGACGCTTGTCGTGGTGCGGACGCCGGAGGGGATATCGGCGCCGACGCTGATCGACCATCTGCTCAAGCGTTACAATTGCGTCGTCGCGGGCAGCCGCTTCGAGGAGCTTAAGGACCGGCTGGTGCGGATCGGCACGATGGGCTGGGTCGGCGACGAGGATATCCGGACCGATCTCGGGCAGATCGCGGCGGCGCTCCGGGATCTCGGCGGCGCGGCGGACGACAAGGACGCCCTCGCGGCGGCCGACGCGGCGCTCGCCGCTTAAAAAAACGACTGGGGGAGACGGCAGGTGACGCAGCGGGACAATTGGGGCTGGAAGGCCCGCTTCGGCATGTTCATCGTCTCCAGCGAAGCCGTTCCGGAAGCGGAATGGTGGGCCATGGCTCCGGAAGGCATCTCCGTCCACGCGGCGCGGGTCACGGCCTCCGCGCCCTGGGTGGCGTGGGACGCGGAGCGGCGCCGGGTGACGCTCGCGGACGATCTCAAGCGCGGGGCAGAGCAGTTCGCGGCGATGCGGCTCTCCGCCGTGGTGCTCGGCCATAGCTCCTCCAGCCTAGTCGGCGGCGCGGGATGGGATGAGGCGGTGATCGAACGTCTCTCGGAAATCCTCGGTCCCGAAATCTCGGTCAGCACGAACGGGCTCGATTGCCTCGCGGCCCTCGGGGCGTCCGGCGTGACGCGCCCGTTTCTTGTCTTCCCGCCCTGGTTCAACGACGCGACCCTGGAGAAGGGCCTCGCCTGGTTCGGCGCGCACGGCGTCACGCGGGCAGGCCACATGCGGCACGATCCGGGGCCCGGCTGGCGCGAGGTGCCGTTCGCGGAGATGTATCCGGAGGGTCTCGGCTTCGAACAGCAGATCGAGCCGCTCTATGCCGCGATCCGGACCGCCTGCCCGGCGGAGGCGGACGGCGTGCTCATCCTTGGCACGGGTTTCCGCTGCGTCGGGATCATCGATGCGCTGGAGCGGGATCTGGCGCGCCCGGCAATCACCGCCAATCAGGCCAGCCTCTGGCAGTGTCTCAGGCTTGCGGGGATTCGGCCGGAGATCGATGGATACGGTAGCCTTTTCGCCCGGTGACTGTTACAGCTCCGGCTGTCGTGGCATGATTGACGCCGTTGCGGCCGACCTCCGCGCCGGTTCGGCCGAGACGGACTCTCTGGCGGCGGGCGCAGGTGTGAGCTGGGAATACGAAACCTTTACGACGAGTGACGATCCGGCGATCAGCCGGTTCATGCAACTTTGGGAGGACCGCCGCCGCCCAGACCAGTCCATTCCATCGCGGCAGGCTTTCGAGATCGAGGACTTGATGGAATGGCTCGGTCATATCCTGATCCTCGACGTAATCGATGGCGGCGCCGATTTTCACTACCGGCTGGTTGGTACCGAAATCGCGACCGCGTTGGGACGTGACTATTCCGGGCGCAGGATGTCCGAATGTACCTTCGGCGTGTCGGCCGCAGATGTGATTGGAGAGTTCGGCGAGGTGGTAGCGGCCCGGCGGCCGCTGGTGCGGCGGGGTCATATCACCTGGGCTCCGGACAAGAGCTGGCGGACCTTCCGCTCTGTCCACGCCCCGCTCGCCACCGATGGGGAGACCGTCGACAAGACGATGGGAGTCCTGCTTATCGGGGATCTCTGACAGGCGCCGCCCGGCGGGGCACCAGCGAGTGTTCCCGAACTCGCCGGAAGATGCGCCCCATGGTCCGCTTCTTGCTTTTCCGTCTCTCCGTGCCCGGTGTAAGCCCGGGCCGATCCAGAAAGGTGAGAACGGGACAGTATGTCGATCGTGTTCAATGCGGACTATCCGGGTTCCGGCTTTGTTGCACCCGCCCGGAGCGTGCAATGGAATATGGGATTTGCACCTGGCGAGGGCGCGGCGGGGATCGTCGAGCGGCAGCTCGCCGGCGCGCGTCCGGCCCGCCGTGCGACCGATCGGGACGGCGCCGATGCCGCTCCCCAAACGCCGGCGGAGATGGCCGGTGCGCCGGACACGCAGGAGGCGATCCGCAGGCTATTGGCAGTCTATGGGGAGGATGAGGCCCGCGACCATTTCGGGGTACGGAGTGTGGAGTCGCGGGATCCGATCGCCAGCTACGATATCGCACTGATCGACCCGGCGCGCGAGTCCGCCGGGAAACTTGAAGGCGGAACCGCCCTCTCCGCATTCGAGTCCGTGCCGGCTCACGCTCAAACGGCGATCATGAGCGCGGAGGATTTCCTGCTTCTCTGAGGCGGAAAATCAATTCGCCTTCGCCTTCGCTTTCGGGTCCGGGACGCTGCGCAGGGCCGGCGTCGAGGCCTTTTCGAACGCGCCGATATAGTCCCGCGTCAGTGGAACGGCCTCGATATCCTTCGCGAGCTGGATCTGAAACACCATATGCCCCATCAGCCGAAAGGAGAGTTCCGAGCCGATCAGGTAGAGCTCCCACATCCGGCAGAACCGCTCGTCGTAGAGCGCGGCCATTTCCGCGCGGTGTTTCTCGAACCGCTCCCTCCAGTGACGCAGGGTCTCCGCGTAATGCAGGCGCAGGATCTCGATGTCTGTCGCCCAGAGCCGTTCCGTCTCGATCACCGGCAACACTTCCGACAGCGCGGGAGAATAGCCACCGGGGAAGATGTAGCGGCGGATCCAGGGATTGGTGACGCCCGGTCCGTCATGCCGGCCGATCGAATGCAGCAGGGCGACACCATCCGGCTTCAGCAGCGTGCGGACCTTACCGAAGAACTCGCCGTAATGGCCGACGCCGACATGCTCGAACATGCCGACCGAGACCACACGGTCGAATTCCTCGTCGAGCAGCCGGTAATCGCGCAGTTCGAACCGGACCCGGTCTTCGAGCCCGGCGGCGCGCGCCCGTTCGGAAGCATATTTGTGCTGTCCGACCGAGAGAGTGACGCCGAGCACCTCGACATCCGCCATGCGGGCCAGCGCCAGCGCGAGCCCGCCCCAGCCGCAGCCGATATCCAGCACCCGTTGCCCCGGTTTCAGCAGCAGCTTGGCGGCGATATGTCGGATTTTCGCCTCCTGCGCTGCGTCCAGTCCCATTTCCGGATGGGTGAAATAGGCGCAGGAATACTGCCGTTGAGGATCGAGGAAGCTTTCATAGAGCCGATCGGAAAGATCGTAGTGGTGCGTCACGTTTCGCTGCGCGCGATGCAGCGGGTTGTGTTGCTGCACCCGGCGCAGGAAGGCGGAGACGCCATCGATCACACGCTGAACCGGGTGCGATGCGAGATCGTCCAGATTCCTTGAGGCGATCTCTACGAAGTCATAGAGGGTGCCGTCCTCGATCGTCAGCCGCCCGTTCATATACGCTTCACCGGCGGCCATTGTCGGATGCACGGCGAGGTGCAGATCTGTGCGCCAGTCATGCACACGCAGCGTGACTTTCGGCATTCCGGATCCCACGGTCCGGGACTTTCCGGCGGGATCGATGACGGAGATCGTTCCCTTGCTGACCACTCGGGCCAGTAGTTTCGCAAAAAACATCTGACCACCCCACCCCTGGATGGCGATGGCGCGGACCGGGACGCAGACGATCGCTCCGGCCTCGCAATCGCATGTTTCACGGATGTGATATGGTTAATATTGCTTTAGTTCGGCCGAAATTTCAAATCGCCATAGCAAATTTGGGGAATCCTGGACGGAGTCCCGGGAGTCATTACCTGTCAATGCCGCCATTCTTGGTTAGGCGCGAAACATGACCCGACTATTGATTATCCGCAAACAGGCTTGTGTTGAATGCAGGTTGTAGGGGTTGCGGCATGTAGTTGGGACGCTTGGCCGGTAACGTGCCTACGGGATCGGGGATGCGCCAACCTGAGCAACCCTCCGTTTTTTCATACATGAGGTCCGCACAGCGGATGATCTCTTCGGCCGTATTCTGGAAGAGCTCAAAACCTTTGCCCGATTTCAATATCTTGTTTTTCAATAAGCCATGATGAAGGAAGCCGGCACGAAAGAATTGCTCGCCGGTCAGCAGCTGTCCGTCTCCGGTACGAAGTGTTTGAGTGAGGCAAATATCGTCGGGATTCCAGACCGCATCCGCTCCCAGCTGATTTGTGATCAGGCTCGGTGTGCCGAAAGCCGACCCCAGTACATTGGGTCCCGTGCAGCTTCCGATGAAATACCTGGCCCGGCTGATTGCAAAACATTGCAGATCGAAAGAGTCCGGGATGTCGGACAGATCAATGACGTTGCCGAGATCGTTCGGCAGCTGGCTCGATCCATGATGCCCGATGCGGACGACTTGCCCGCCCTGTTTCGCGATTATATGCCGTATCGTGTCATGAAAACTGGAAACGTCTTTGACATCTCTCAGTATCTCGTCCGGGCGATCGAGATATCCGGGCTCTCGCCAATGAATAACGGTGAACCATCGATCAGGATCAAGACCTCGGTCTTTCAGGATCTGACTGCTCTGGTCGATCTTGGATTCAGGATAGGCAAATCGGGCCTTGTAGGGGAGGCTGGGTATGATTTCGACACCGACATTGTATCCGGCGAGAAAAACATTGGTGAACCGGCCGCCGAGACGGTTCCACTCCTCGGAATTCACCGTCAATGCTCCGGAATGGACATCGAATGCGGCCATCGGCACACGGTGACCTCTCGGGAGTTCCAGGTGGCAATCAATATGTTGATTATATCCCAGGATTGTCCGTTGGATTGCAGTCGCAACGGTGGCCTCGGCAAGAAGGCTGGCCGTATTGAAAAGGTGCTTGATTGAAGCGGCCGCGATGTGCTGGCCGACCAGGTCGCCGAGATTTCTTGACGTCAGGGATGCGAAAATTCGAACGGGCCGTGGATTAAATCGAACGATACCGCCTTTCTTGGCGCGTGCCTTCGATTGATCATTCACAGTAAAGCTCCAGAATCACTAATGACCGCATCGGAATCTTCCGGCAGCAGGTCGCACTGCCGGTTTTCGGATGGCTCAAGTTATGAGAAGAGGCCCTATCAGGCTGCAAACACGTGCAGGTCCCGACGCTTGAAGTACGCCACATATTCTTTGATTGTTGCCTCGAGCATGGCGCGTTCCTCATCAGGGCGGACGTCCGGCATGATGAAATCTTTCACAGGCTCACGACAGAAGTCGTCCCAATGGTCCCGCTCGAACTTTCCTTCGGAGAGAAGCTGGCTGTAGTAAGGCGTCTCCGCCAGAGGCGAAAGGATATTGAAGTAGGGGATCCGGATATTGAGATCCGCAATAACTCCTGGGAGTTTCTGACGGTACTCTTCGGTTTCACCGGGCGCACCGAGAATGAAATAACCGAGGATATCGATCCCGTGCTTCGCGCAGTGATCGGCGAATTTTTCCACATGTTTAACGCGTTGCGACTTCTTCAAAGTCTGAAGCAGGGTGTCGTCAAGGCACTCGATCCCGACGTGCAGCCGTTTGCAGCCTGCGGCCGCAAGCTCGGCGATGACTTCCTCCCGAACCTCGACAGTGCCGCGCGCGCTCCAGTCGATATCGATGCCCCGAGACGCCAATTCGCGGCTGATATCGACGACGCGGCTTTTACGGATATTGAAAGCGTCGTCGAGAATGTGGATCGAGGTAGCTCCGTACTCAATCAGGTCCTCGAACTCATCCCCCACCCTTTCGGGGGATTTGAAGTTGAAGGTCTTCTGCTGCACGTCGCAATAGATGCAGCTGAACGGGCATCCCTTTGAGGTGAAGAGAGGCAAGCGCAAACGACCGACGTCGAAAAGCAGATCGTCGTTCTTTTCGATGTAGTAATCTTCTTTGTTCAGAAGCTTCCGGGCCGGCATGGGCAGGTTGTTCAGGTCGGCCTGGCCGCCATCGAAAACGCCTTTGGGGCAGCCATCGGCCAGCCACTTGGGAAAGGTAACTTCCGCGTCGTCAATGAACACGGCATCGGCGCCCTGTTCGAGAATATAGGCGGAACTCTTCGTCGCGTGCGGTCCGCCAACGACCTTCACAGGCGCGGTGCAGCGATTCAGGATCTGCACCATCGACCAGGCGCGGTAGGTGACAACGGAAAGCCCCAGGATGTCGGGTTCGAATGCCTCGATCTCTTCGATCGTCTCTTCTAGCGTGAGGCCACGGCTGGCGGCGTCGAGAACCTTGACTTCGTAACTCGGAGGAATGCACGCAGCAATGCTCAGCACGCCGAGCGGCATGTATTTAACAGCGCTGTTCTTATAGAACTTGTCCGTTACCTTGTCGCGCACTTCGCCTTCATAAGGCATTACGGCGAGGAGAATTTTTCTCGGCCGGAGACCCGGTATCCAGCTCACCGGAACGATCGTGGAATCTTGGTTCATGGACTAGGTTTCTCAATCAATCGCTAATTTGTCGCCGACCGTATCAGACGCAACTTAGAACGTTCGTTACTCAAAGCGAGCCTGACCTTCAGGAAACTCTCTCCCAAATACCACTGAGAACGTTGATTCTAAGTAGCTTTCCAAACAGCATAACCTACTCTGCATAGCAAAATCGCGCAACCTGGGAAATTGGGAATCTAAGCAGAACTCTCGGCTCGCCGAGACGTGAAAGTCGGGTTGCGGGTAATTATGACTCGAATGGTGGTCTAGAAGATCGTGCGGGATTTCCGGCGAATGCCGAAATCACCCGGCGGGATTAAGAAAACTTGTTTGGCGCCTTTGAAGAATCGATCTCACCGATAGCTGTGTGACGTGTTCAGCCGATGCGCTGCCGTAACCAGTCCGTAAGCCGTTCCATCACCAGCACGATAACGAAAATCGCGAGAATGATCGCCGAGGCTTTCGGGTATTGGAAGAGCTCGAAGGCGGTCTTCAGTTCCTGTCCGATTCCGCCGGCGCCGACAATCCCGAGCACGACGGAGGAGCGCACTGCCAGCTCGAGGCTGAACAGGCTGGTATTGACGAAGGACGGCATGCAATCCGGC includes these proteins:
- a CDS encoding B12-binding domain-containing radical SAM protein, giving the protein MNQDSTIVPVSWIPGLRPRKILLAVMPYEGEVRDKVTDKFYKNSAVKYMPLGVLSIAACIPPSYEVKVLDAASRGLTLEETIEEIEAFEPDILGLSVVTYRAWSMVQILNRCTAPVKVVGGPHATKSSAYILEQGADAVFIDDAEVTFPKWLADGCPKGVFDGGQADLNNLPMPARKLLNKEDYYIEKNDDLLFDVGRLRLPLFTSKGCPFSCIYCDVQQKTFNFKSPERVGDEFEDLIEYGATSIHILDDAFNIRKSRVVDISRELASRGIDIDWSARGTVEVREEVIAELAAAGCKRLHVGIECLDDTLLQTLKKSQRVKHVEKFADHCAKHGIDILGYFILGAPGETEEYRQKLPGVIADLNIRIPYFNILSPLAETPYYSQLLSEGKFERDHWDDFCREPVKDFIMPDVRPDEERAMLEATIKEYVAYFKRRDLHVFAA